From Quercus lobata isolate SW786 chromosome 1, ValleyOak3.0 Primary Assembly, whole genome shotgun sequence, one genomic window encodes:
- the LOC115990963 gene encoding GDSL esterase/lipase At1g06990-like: protein MPSLSFFVICVHISIIFFIACNATESKISSKFPAIFVFGDSSVDTGNNNYFRTGPRGNHLPYGKDFPGHIPTGRYSNGKLTPDFLASMLGIKETVPPFLDPNLSKYDLQTGVNFASAGSGFDDLTTIASGAISMFKQVDLLKKYIVRLKGIVGEKEAKKLISGSLYFTSVGTNDFLIFYDTPTRRSQFNVSGYQDFILNRTQIFYKQLYDLGCRKMMVVGLPPIGCLPIQITMKYPIPINRKCIEHLNADSQSYNHKLVNLLSKLQAVLPGSKFAYADINQRVINMINNPQKYGFVETSKGCCGTGYVEAGTSCNSMTSTCERDSQYLFFDCIHPSEATHHYISKNIVKQDIPKLL from the exons ATGCCTTCCCTTAGCTTCTTTGTTATATGTGTACACATTTCTATTATCTTCTTCATCGCATGCAATGCCACAGAGTCCAAAATTTCATCAAAGTTTCCTGCCATTTTCGTCTTTGGTGATTCATCGGTAGATACTGGTAACAACAACTATTTTAGAACGGGTCCTAGGGGCAACCATCTCCCATATGGCAAAGACTTTCCAGGTCATATTCCAACAGGGAGGTATTCTAATGGAAAACTGACTCCAGACTTCCTGGCCTCTATGTTGGGGATAAAAGAAACTGTTCCTCCTTTCTTGGATCCAAATCTGTCAAAATATGACCTACAAACGGGCGTTAACTTTGCATCAGCTGGTTCAGGTTTTGATGATCTAACGACTATTGCAAGCGGAGCAATTTCGATGTTCAAGCAAGTTGATCTTTTGAAGAAGTATATTGTGAGGCTCAAAGGAATTGTAGGAGAAAAGGAGGCAAAGAAGCTAATCAGTGGCTCTTTGTATTTTACTAGTGTAGGTACAAATgactttcttattttttatgatacaCCGACAAGGAGGTCCCAATTCAACGTTAGCGGGTACCAAGATTTTATTCTAAACAGGACGCAAATCTTTTATAAG CAACTATATGACCTTGGATGCCGTAAAATGATGGTAGTTGGTCTTCCTCCAATTGGTTGCTTGCCCATCCAGATAACCATGAAGTACCCGATACCAATAAATAGAAAATGCATAGAGCATCTAAATGCAGATTCTCAAAGTTATAATCACAAGCTGGTGAATCTATTATCCAAATTACAGGCAGTTCTTCCAGGGAGTAAATTTGCCTATGCAGATATCAATCAGCGGGTGATAAACATGATCAATAATCCACAAAAGTATG GCTTTGTTGAAACTTCGAAAGGGTGCTGTGGTACCGGGTACGTGGAGGCCGGGACCTCTTGTAATTCAATGACTTCAACATGTGAGAGGGATTCACAATACTTATTTTTTGATTGCATCCATCCTAGTGAAGCGACCCATCACTACATTTCTAAAAACATTGTAAAACAAGACATTCCTAAGTTGTTATAG